The genomic stretch gcagccatccgcaagccaaggagagggtcCTCAGAAGAAACCggccctactgacaccttgattttggaagTTTAgcctctaaaatcaggaaaaaataatttctgttgtttaagccacccagtctgcggtACTTTGTTATGGTAGCCAGAGTAAACTAACACAATGCTGCAAAAGACCAGGAAAGAAGGAGCATTTAAGGATACGTGAGAGTTGAGTATAAATGAGAAAATCACTAGAGAtcacaaaaccaaaatgagagtCAGAACTCAATGAAATTGGAAGAAACAAGTGCACGTGGTAAGGACGTGAACAGAGCTTTGAGACAGGTGACATAGGTGACGCACTTTGTCATTTATTACTTAGTGCAATGGACATCTTTACgatgtaaatatttttacaatATCTTATAAATGAAAGTGCCTCCCTGTGACTTTGTTCCTAGCTAATTTGAAAGCATAATAAATTTCCCCAATCTTGAAAggtattattcatttcttttatctAATTTCATCATAAattcataattttgaaaatatcctTACATTTCTCAACTTAGTGCTTATATTCATTCTGAAAATAAACTAATGGTTGATGAAGTATCCTTAAAAAGTCCCCcccttaaaataacttttatggCTTTCCTAAACCATGgataaaataaagcataaatcaAAGGGTTCATGGCTGAGTTATAATAAGCACCCCAACAGCAAATCTCATAAATATAGGCAGGGGTTGTGAAGCCCATATAAGCATCAATTAATGTATCCATGGTGTATGGTAACCATGCGATCATAAATGCTACCACCGTGACCCCCAGGATTTtggctgcttttctctctctcctggccACTCTGGCTTTGTAACTTTCTGAGGATGATTCTGCTTTGCTACCagtattttcaatttttacaGCTTGTTGTTTAGCTATGAGAAAAATCTTACTGTAAAGAATGATCATAACAAGAGTAGGTATGAAGAATAACAGAAAATCTATCAAAACCCATTGCTGATTTACAACAATTTGACAACCACCTATACAGCTGAGAGCACTTACTAATTCCTCCATCCCATCATCACTGACACCTGTGTAGAACACAGCACCGCTGTAAGCAATGGGCAGGACCCAGGAGAGGCCGATGCATATGCCTGACACAGACACCGTGAACTTGGTGGGATAGACCAGAGGGTCCGTCACAGCAATGTACCTGTCGATGGAGATGAAGCACAAGTGGAAGACAGAAGAGTAACAAAATGCCACATCACAGCAACTGTGAAGGGCACAGAATCTGGCTCCAAAGTACTAGCAGCTCTCTACGGACCTGACCAGGCTGAACGGTATCACAGTCACTCCCACCAGAAAGTCAGCACAGGCCAGAGAGGCGATGAGAAAATTGGTTGGAGAATGCAGCTGCTTGAAGTGAAGAACTGATGTCATCACCAAGAGGTTTCCGAACACAGCCACTAAAGACCCAAAGCCAAACAGTGTGTACAGAATCACCCGAGAGCCGGGTGAGTAGGGAGTTTTAATACAAGACCCATTCACATTCTCATAGCAGACCTGCACAGCTGCAGGTTGGGAAAGATTGCTGGTCATGGTTCTGCAGAGTGATGCTTGCTGTGTTTCTGCCCTTCAGAAAGAAGGTTTTCAattctgaatattaaaaaatatatatataactgcatATTTGAGTGCTGCTTTTAGAAACTGCCTCATATTACATTCATTTCCCATTTTATTATGAAGAGCagttagaataattttaaaaactcagaatttttttcctttctatgttTACATAATGATTACTGTAACTATGTCTAAATCTCATCGTTAACTCTAAGCAAATCTACTATGAATTTTCATCAGCCCCAGAAATCACATTATCTGAATAACTGAAacactttaatttaaatatttggtCCTTTACACCTGTGAGGTTCTTCCTTACAGAGGATAATTGCATATAATAGTTGCATATTTGAATCTTAATAGACTTTCACCTTCACTTTGTCTGAGACATTAACACCTAGGGTGCTTTAGGAAGCCAGCCAGTAAACTTTACCCATTATAAGTTCCTCACAAGCAATCCCTGCGGTGTAAGGTGTGAATCGTGAAAGGAAACTCACTTTTgagaattataattaaaaagttCTTCTACAAAACATCTCTCTCTGAACTCTGTTACTCTACAGAAACACTTCTGATTTTCACAGCCAAGAGATTTCTTTAAGTTCTGTCCTGAAATAGCCTCACCCAGAATTGAACAGTAATATTACCTATTTCCTATTTACAAGACTTGCTATGCACTATGTAGGgtccagtgaaaaataaaaacgtGGGGCCTTTTGTTCAAATATAGAACTAGGCACTCTGAATAGGCACTCTGAAATAgttactaaaatataaaaatatttccatttttctgcaaTGTCTTTTGACCTGCCATATGTTTTTTTGCTATGAAGCATCTCACTCCCTTGGGCATTCAGATATTAGCAGGGCGAGTTTAGCCCGTCACAGGTGCTGGAGACCCTGCCTTGAGACTCAGTATGCTCGTGCCCACCCGCTGCCAGGCTCCCCCTCCCACAAAGAGCTGACTGAATATTTCACACCCAGGTCGGGCCAAGGAAGCTGAGCCAGGTACCTGCCCCCTTCCTGGGCCGGCCGCCTCAACCAAAGGAGACAGGTGACCTTCTAGGACTGCAACTACAGCAACCCATTTGGTACCTGaactgggggtgagggaggggtttGGACCCGCTCAGTCCATGGAATATGCTGTAGCCCCACCAGCCTGAGATGGGATGACAGTACCATGCCTCGTCCTGAGACTGCCCAGTGCACATGTGACCCCCAACCCTCCCTGCATCATATCTAGTCCTCAGACAGGGTGAGGTGCCTACTGGCACTGCTAGTAGGTTGGGGTGAGGAAGGAGGCTGAATTGTGCCCAAAGTCCTGGGGATCAGGGGTAGGCAGCTGAGAACCCATcccaggggaagggaggtggTGTAATGGATGACAGTCCTAGGTCATGTGATTCCAGGGTCCAAGCCCCCAGACATGCTCCACTGCCCTTTAGGATTTCACATACAAAACACGAATTCAAAGACAAAATGATTAAGAATTCCATGACTACAAAAATCAGGCCTCAAAGCCCAAGAGCAGGGCTCTATGCCAATGGACAAGCCTATGAAAAGGCCCTGCCTAGTTCACTTCAGAGATTAAATTATCTAAGTTGTAATAGCAACTAAGAGATGAAGCAAAGAAAATCAACTGCAGGCCACTGCAAAACTGCCACATGGGAGAGTGTGGGAGCCGAGGGCCAGGCAGTGCTGACAGTACCAGCCTTTCCTGACACTGAGTCTTTGCCCTTGCGATATTAGCAGGAATTCAGAGAATTAGAGAGgtatattaaaaactgaaaacccCATTGAAATATTTCAAGTCTGAGGAAAATTGCTAGCATTGATCCTGTAAGGTATATAGGAAGGACCCTACAAAACAAATAAGAAGTGATGAAGAATTTTTTCCTTTACAATATATTCATTACTTGAATAAGAAGTATGATCTGCCATTTAggattaagattttaaaaatgcattggaataaaagtaaaacagatAGTAAAGATGTTCCATGAAAACAATTATTTGGTTAATCATCTACCAAATTCTTCTTGGTAATActatcttttcttctctttcagttctCAAACCTAACTTGATTTCACTCCACTCTTATTCAGTAACCTTGCCtccttattttctgaaaatatgacatacattatttaatgagtgaaAGGACGTGGAGGTTTAGGGCTGTGTGATGGAAGCAGGAATCAAGGGTTATTCTCAGGTTTTTAGGTTGCCAACAAGAAAGATACGGTATCTAGCAGAAAGAGTATATCTGGGGAGAAAGATGATGGGTTAAGTTGGGATTGGTTGGAGGGACATAAAACTGGAGTTCTTCAGTAAGTAATTTAGACTTACATTTTCAGCTGAGGACAAAAATTTGTGCTGGATATAATCATTTGGGATTCTTCAGCATAATGGTGATTTTGAGGCCATAGGAGTAAATGTGATTGTCTGGTACACACCTGACATAATGCCTGGGCTGTatcagacactcagtaaatatttttgattgGTTTACAGTGGATGCAGTGAAAATAGAGGAACTAGATGTGTACCAATTTCAAAGTTATGCCTGAAGAGTGGACAGAaatacagataaggaaataggAAAAAGTGGTCTTACAGACCCCCCTGGGATGAAAGAGGCTCATGAAGGAGGGCATACCAAGAGTGTCCAATGTTGATGATGGATCAGGTTAAGTAAAAATCAAGAACTGCTTGTTGGCATTTACAACTAGACCACTGATGAACATGATTCAGCCTCTTCTGGTGTAATGTTGAGAACAGAATCCAAATTGCAGTGGATTGAGAACGAATGGGAATGGGTAGAGAAggcaaggaaaccataagcatTGACCGATATTTTAATAAGCCAACTGTAAAGAGGAAAAGCGACACCTAGTGGATATCAAAAGACAGATTCAGAGAATATccatgttgtttttgttttgttttgatttgatttatttgttattttattctgGGGTGCTGAAGAAAAACTAATAATGAAGTATACGAGACCAAAGACTGAGCTTCAATTGGAAAAGTTTTATTGCCAAGCAGGGGAGCAAACAAGCACAGATCTAGGCTCTGGAAGATTAGGGTCAAGGGAGTAGAAATAGGGAAGGTTTCTTAAAGCCAAAGGGCCATGAACAAGGGGTGCCTAACTCTGGATTTTGACATTGTATTGGCTTCtcgtggctgctgtaacaaattaccacaaacgtagtggcttaaagcaacgcAAATTTATTATCTTCCAGTTTTGGAGGTTGGAAATTTGATGGGTCTCATTGGACACCTCCATAAACTAGAGCCTGTTGTTTCCTTCTGGGAAATAACTGATTCACGGGTAGGTCTGAGTCTCTGCTACCCAGTTATCTTCACTTCATTATACATGGTAACATATTGCTAtaaactgaatatttgtgtcccttCAGAATTCATCTGCTGAAATGTAACCTCCGATGTGATGGTATTAGTaggtcctgagggtggagcccccgtGAATGAGATGGGGGCTCTTCTAAAAGAGGCCCCAGAAAGATCCCATTTATAAACCAGGAAGTTGGTTTTCACCAGACCTGAATCTGGCAGCATCTCAATCTTGaacttcccaacctccagaacggtgagaaattaatttctgttgtttataagccacccagtcaatggcagttttttttttatagcagtcCGAGCTGACTAAGGCACATATATACTTCACAATAGGGTGAACTGGAGGTGATTTGGGATGTCAGTATAGAAACTCAGTGAAAATGATACCTTTGCTCTATAATACGGAATAATTACAACTGACCAAGATGGTATTAGTGGCCCCCTCAGCTTGACTAAACTGTAGCTAGCCATCTTCCTAACTCTAGGTCCCTGACCTCCCTTTTCCTAGAGCATTTATCTCAGAAAGCTTGTAACTGTaagttctttctctgcccctttgaggTATTGTCAGCTGAGGGAGGCTTAcgtggggttctaggaggtgagcggcccaaatgaaaaaatgcacgaggagttgccataccgccggagacaccatggggttaacaacactttattgccacagggaggtgcgcGCCTGTGATGCACCTGTCCTGTTTTTACCTGTTTTCCTGTCAGCACATGCGCAgtctgagtttttttttgttcattaggcttacagaatacCTCTAGCACACacgtacttctattttctttgttttaaatctcATATAATTGACGCATGTgtggagcaattatttactgcatactacaaacatgctctgtagtcgtggccttgggtcccacagcCTTAATTTATCTCAAGGCTCTGgccgtggccttgggtcccatggCCTTAACTCgtctcaaggccagctcacagatataaattgtttaaaaagccTCTTGACAATTTTACAACCCAGGACTGTTTTTCTCAAGTACCTGAGAGCCATTCCTTTGAAATGTTATCATCACAGAAGACAGTGCCCCGTCTCCCATTTAGTACTTAGACTAGGCCCTAGCTGGGCAACAATATTTAGCCAGCGGACTCAGGCCAGTATGTGGGTGCAAACAAAAAATGGACAGCAGTTTCATTACAGACTTGCCCAGCACTGGCCTTGGATGAGAGTGGAGAAGAAAATTTTCTCAATAAGACGACCTTTAATTTCTACTAATTAGTACTAACTGAGGGACACCAGGAAGTTATGCCAGCTGGATAAATCTTCCCTTCTTGAAAGTTCATGcttagcattttattctttttgtaaagtTCTTCTCTCTGAATGCACCCTAAAATTTCTCTTGTGCCTTTATCTACTAACAACTCAAGAGGGAAACCCTCTGAGAATGGTCTGTTTTATGGCTAATGCTTCCATTCAGCTAACAGTTACTGTTCAGCAGCTCATGTGAAGGAGATGGGTCCCCAGGAGATGTAGAGACAAGGCAGGTGAGGGATGCTAAAGTGAATTTTACCTGCCTCATACATTTAACAAAGATGAGTCGTAACAGGAAACTTACATAGTCTTAGCTTTAAAATGGTCTCTACTGCTTAGCTTTGCACTGTTCCTAGAAGTTGATGAAATATTGCCCTTTGGCACAGTTGGGTACTTACTTTATAACTCataggtgtgcatgtgtgtgtgtatgtttgaacagaataaaatataagTGTCAGCTGCTATGTAATACTTGGGAATAtagtctctgccttttcatttctaCGAAATGCTGCTGGTTTTTCTGACTAGTTCGCAGTGACAGTAAAGTATTGGCTTTGAAACAGACATAGGTCTAAATATCCCAGCTCCAGGATTTAGTGTAATGTAAGCTCTCTGGAATTTGTTTCTTCAttaataatttcaattattaatattaacaataaggaaaaaatactatttctaaaaatacacataatagTAATGTAATTAAGCAGTTTATACAAATATCCTTTTATTCATGTAGATTCACAtaatcttaatttgtatatttggTTTCTGCTGTCTCTTACTCTTATGGAGGCAGAATTATTACTTCTCTATGAAAGATTTACttttgaactctttttttttttctgaaccagcTAAGTGGCACTTTTACAGAATCCAGCAACTCTTCCTgaactaattataaaataatatttttttccaatactGTGTCCAATAGCCAAGTGGCCCTTTCAGTTAAGAGGCTTGATTGCATGACTTCAGAGAATCAGTCTTGTAAAGGCATGTTCTGAAAGTGTCTGAAATAAAATATCCTAATAAAATT from Camelus bactrianus isolate YW-2024 breed Bactrian camel chromosome 8, ASM4877302v1, whole genome shotgun sequence encodes the following:
- the LOC105077227 gene encoding LOW QUALITY PROTEIN: trace amine-associated receptor 8 (The sequence of the model RefSeq protein was modified relative to this genomic sequence to represent the inferred CDS: substituted 1 base at 1 genomic stop codon), which produces MTSNLSQPAAVQVCYENVNGSCIKTPYSPGSRVILYTLFGFGSLVAVFGNLLVMTSVLHFKQLHSPTNFLIASLACADFLVGVTVIPFSLVRSVESCXYFGARFCALHSCCDVAFCYSSVFHLCFISIDRYIAVTDPLVYPTKFTVSVSGICIGLSWVLPIAYSGAVFYTGVSDDGMEELVSALSCIGGCQIVVNQQWVLIDFLLFFIPTLVMIILYSKIFLIAKQQAVKIENTGSKAESSSESYKARVARRERKAAKILGVTVVAFMIAWLPYTMDTLIDAYMGFTTPAYIYEICCWGAYYNSAMNPLIYALFYPWFRKAIKVILRGGLFKDTSSTISLFSE